A stretch of Oncorhynchus mykiss isolate Arlee chromosome 26, USDA_OmykA_1.1, whole genome shotgun sequence DNA encodes these proteins:
- the LOC110506556 gene encoding protein PIGBOS1, translating to MFRRRIPFAQIAFATVLGVAGGVYIYRPIFEPQHNNSVPETLSQTEDNWMPESQGQSKDGNNVPEGPVQDEINRTV from the coding sequence ATGTTTCGACGAAGGATACCCTTTGCACAGATAGCCTTTGCCACTGTGCTAGGAGTTGCTGGgggagtttatatatatagaccCATATTTGAGCCCCAGCACAATAACTCTGTTCCAGAGACTTTGAGTCAAACTGAGGACAATTGGATGCCTGAGAGCCAAGGACAGTCTAAAGATGGCAACAATGTGCCTGAGGGTCCTGTACAGGATGAAATCAATAGAACTGTGTAG